Part of the Drosophila kikkawai strain 14028-0561.14 chromosome 3L, DkikHiC1v2, whole genome shotgun sequence genome is shown below.
ATGTATGTGTGTACATGAAAAAGCCTGTAcatctctctctccctttcaCTCTTGAGAAATGATTCCTTAGCAACTGTAAACCCAGAAAAAGATAAATGCAAATACAGTGTAACAAAgctacatacatttatttacatatgtatgtattttgtttaatgaaaGCATTTAAGTACATAGTATTTTGTgttttctgcttctgcttcctTCTTAGTTGTATTCTTCATTTGAGTTGTCTTCGTATTCCTCTTTGTCGCCTTCGTCTTCGTCGTACATTTTGAATTCATTGCCAAACTCTTCCTTATAAGTGTCCTCGGGCGCCGCCTCCTTACAATAAAAACGAAGCGGATTTACCCAAAGATCGTCCCTTATGTAATCTCCGATAAAGTCAAAGTCTTTATAAGTTGTATCCGAAAACCATTCGAAGAGAGTCTTGTACACGGCCAAAGAGTTTTGCTTTGCCCGCTGCAGGCTCATGCCCTTCTTCCACTTGATGTTTGTACTAGTGGCAGTGGTCCAATCTCCGCTTTTAGCATTTCCAAAACGAATCTCCTTGGTTAGCACCTTGTTTTTGAAATATGGGTTCTCGTAAAAGTAGATGTGGATACGATAGCCCATGTTGATTTTCTTCAAGTTCTCGACCTTGAGTTTCCTTATTGAGCCCAATCCCTGTTCTCCCAAGAACCGGAGGATTATCGGGTGATTGACGAACGAGGTTGCCCAGAAGTTGGGGAGCCGCTTGATCGCCTGGTTGCGCTTTTTGTATAAGGGCTTGCGCAGTTTTTCGTACTTGTCCTCCACACTGAGAATCGCGTTGCTGGTCATTATGTTGAGCTTGTCGATTTCCTTCTGGCTCTCAATAAGCTGCTCCAGCAGCGCCTTGGAAATTCTCGACATGTTTTTAGTTGTTAGTTACGCAGAAATCTTAGAAATGACGTCGTTTGATTTGAGCAAAAACTTTCTGCGTTGCAGCTTTCTGGAACTCACTTGCGAGACAGCTAGTTTTTTTTAGGGTCCAGTCAAATTGCAGCGATTTAAAAAGATTTCGATAACAGAAACAATCGATTTAAATCGATTCCGATAATAAACAACGGTTTTCGAAAAtgtttttcataaaaatgtagaaataATGTTCAGTGTTattcaattgttttttatatatttatttttttgtattatttttttgtttttcaacaaaatcttaaacaacatttcttaaaggttaatatttgtttttaaccaTCATAGTTTAAATCAAGTTTATGTTCTTCTTTGACACATTTGAAATTtcgattaaatattaaatagacatatatttatttatgaataatgatgaattaaatattaaatacatatatatctctatatatGAATAACTTAATGATTTTTGATCCACGATAATGGTAGTTTGCTCAACTTAATTGAGCTGTCACATATCGGATTTTAATCAATgtcaaaaaccaaaaaactaaccaaacATTTTCGGTTGCTTGTATGGCTGGATTTCACTTTCTAAGTCATCTTCCTGGCGGCGACGCTTAAGGGTTGCCTCTGGGTCACGATATGGCGAGGTATACCTGTTCACCTCCAGGGTTGTGCCATCCTCAAGGACAACAAACTCTTTAAGCACAGTCAAAGGTTCGTTCAAGTCTCTGCCTGCAGTCAAGGTTTCTGTGATATCTGCTAGCACAGTTGAGTGCTCCTCGAATCCAGAATCGGGGCTGGACCAATTTGGGTTGATCGGTCCCATAGAATGTTCGCAAATATTGAGCTCATTGCCAAGCTCTGGCAGCAAAACTTGTTCCGGCGATTGAGTGAtctgataataataatacatagtTAATTTTTCCGAATAGGGCTCCACCTGGGCCTCCGTGTAATTGGTCAAATCAATGAGATACTGCGACCAGCGCTTGACCCCATTCATCTGGCGAACGGCTGCAATGCAGGCGGCGGCCACAAGGGACGGTGCTACATTGCCAAATGAGGTTACtggaaaaaagaagaataatGGTTTAGCAAAGGTTAACCATAGACCACCACTCCAAACTTACAGCTCAAAGTAAAATTGGCCAGGCGGAGCAGCTGTTTGGCGAGTTTGGTCAGCATTTGCTCGAAGCTTCCGAATCTCTGATACGGCACTGTATAGTGAACTCGCTCGTAGCCATCCAGCATCCGAATATAgtcatgaaaatcggtgtgCGTAAGGAAGGTGCAGGAGAACATCTCCACGAAACTAGCTGTCGTGGGACGTATCATCTCAAAATTGAAGAAGCGAAGGATCTTACGCTCCACCACCTTGTACTCGTTGGCAGTGTAGGCACCCTTAATCGAGCGATTTATTTCGCTATAGCGCGGTATAAAGGGATCGGTGTCCTCTATCTGAGCGGCAATATGAAGACAGCTGAGGCCCACCAGCGCAAACTTGTCCGATTGGATTTTGAAGTGGTCTGCAAAGCGATCCAGGTAGTACATGGCTAAAGGGAAGATAAGCTTTAGGTTTCAAAACCCTCAATTCTCTTCTCCGCAGTGCTCACCCAAGTGGAAGGCGCAGCGACTCAACTTAAACGTGCGTTTCACGTCCTGAAGAAGTTGCATGGTCTCCTGACGCTCTTTCAACTGCGGTGACTGATATTTGAGCGGACGACGtcgctgctccagctcctgcatCGACTTGAAGATGTCACACGCATAGTCGCTCTGCCAGTGCGTCTTTCCCAGGCGCTAACAGTTAAATCAGATCACTTATGTAAATATACAAAACTTGACAAGCGCAAGTCTCCTTTACCTCTACTTCGGTGTACTCTTTGTCATTCTCATGATTTCCCTTGATCACGAAAATGTTCTGCTCAGCTTGTGGATTGGCCATGGCTTCTTGATGacttaaaactaaaaagtatgatcttttaattaattaaacggCTCTTAATATCTGACGTTAGCACTTTCGAACTTGCCAAACTCATTACGAATAAGCgaataaaacaaaactgaaGGAACTGCCGCCATAACGGTTCTTGCCAGAGCTGTCACTTGCTATTTACTAACGAGGTGCTGCCTGACCGACTTAAGAAAGATCCGAAAAGAAAGcgaataaaatgtatttaatttgcaagaaacgcaaaaatatttgatttaatacAAAGAAATACACATAAagttacaaaataatataaagacGGCTTAAAttctgtttgcttttttttttcttttgcatgTTTTCTAGAGAATTTCCTCCttgcatttaattcaattGCATACATACACATGTACGGACATCCATACAAATGTATGTGTGTTCATGAAAAAGCCTGTGCATCGCTCCTCTCCCTTCCACTCATGAGAAATAATAATCAACggatttaattttgaaaaaaaaactaataactAGGGAGGAGAAGAAGtaaattttgttgtatttgttcATCTCCTTTTCTTCAAACGATAGTTTTTTGTAGAAATggtgtaaataattaaatttatttgatttaaattattttaatcaaaattagtAATTATCattgattttcaattattattaatgatcaaaagtaataaaatgtattataattaCGCTTCCTATTATAAATCCATTATGACTAGCGCTTTTATTTATAGGTTTTAAATGTGTAGCATTGAGAGACCAATAAAAAACAATCTAATCAAATAGAAAGTGTATAACTAATgttcagttttttttattttattttttttcaacaaaatcttaaacatttcttaaaagttaatatttttttcaaccATCAATTTAATAGTTTAAATCAAGTTTATGTTCCTCTTTGACCAATTTCTATATATTCATCAGAATATCGACTAATTACGCATATATCGTAATTTCATGTCAGATCTTAGATatcaaaactaattaaatgtaaattacgGTCAGtgcttataattttaaattgttcgaaaataaaagaaagtaaGTAGACGTCGGACTTTAGGTGTATATATCCTTTTCTTCCTGTTCCTCTTCAGCTGCGTTGCCGTAAACAATGGAATCGGGCAACTCACAACCGAAAAGTGCATTGTTGTGGGCACAATAGGTGATGTAACGGCGCCATGAATCGTCCAGGGCGAGAAGATTAGGATTCCCAAAGACAACCATCATGGCACGGGCGCGGGATATGGCCACGTTCATTCGCTTGCTGGATTTCACGAATCCCAATGACAACTGGGAGTCAGAGCGGATTAAAGCCTGCGAGGAGCGCACCGTAGAGATGAGCATTATGTCGCGTTCCTGCAGATATGGGAAATACATgaaatataatgaaatatcCAAATAAAAGTTGGCTTACCTGTCCCTGGAATTCCTCCACAGAGCCAATCTTTGGCATGACCACATCGGTGCCTTTGAAAAGATTCCTGATCGTCTTCACCTGCTTGGCATATGGCGTGAGTATTCCAATTTGATCCTCATGGACGTTGGCCCGATACAGAGCAATGGTCGTGAAGAATACTTCCTTGGCCTCCAGCGGATTGTACCAGGAGGGCGAGTCACTCTCCTGCATATTCCTGCCATCGATGCCAAAGAAGAAGGCCCCTTGCTTTATTGGTATATCCTTAACGGGTTTAAAAACAGCTCTAGCCTTTTCCAGCAGCCGAATCTCCCGCGAATCTGTTTCACTAACCATGGGAATCAGTTCGTCGTCGTAAAAGAGCTTGCTGTACGTGCACATTATCGAGGGCAGTGCTCggtaattgtttaataatttggtCAGGCACATGGGATTATAGCCAGAGCTATCAGGAAATCTCTGTAGATCCTTATTATACGGATGACGATCTAGCAATCTCTCCAGAAACGACTTGGCATAGTCTCTATGAGACGAAAATCGATTGATAACAATTGCCTGCAGCTGGCGAGGGTCCCCGGCTAAAACCACTTGACTTTTGTTTCTGACGAGCAGAGAAATAGGAACCATTGTTTCTGGCTCTGTGCACTGGCCTGCCTCGTCGATAAGCACGTGGGTAAAGTGACCGGTAGGGAAACCCATTTGCATAAAGTTACCCAAAGTAGTGTTGGTCGATATAGTGACCCGGTGGCGTCCAATGAACTTCATCTGACAGCGCAGCTTCAAGCCCGATTCGGTGATGACCATCTGTATAAAATCAAGGAAAGATTACTATTAAAGGATATTCCGTCAATCTTTGTCCTTTGAGAAGGATATACGTACACTATCGGCACAAGTGCCCGATGTTCCAATGTCCACTGTGGCACAATAGCTCATCAGCTCTGGCGGAATCATCTCCTTTTCGATCTGATTGAACGACACAAGACGAACGAAATCTCCCTGCGGCAGGACATTGCTTTCAATGACCCTCTTGGTGATCAGATCCGCCGAGCTATTGGATGGCGTTCCCACCAAAACTCGGGCGCCTGGTACATTCTCCGCCAATTGCAGAAGTACCTCCACAAGGGTCATAGTCTTTCCAGTGCCAGGTGGCCCAAAGATCACATATGGCAAATTCTGAGACTCGCCACGCAAGATATTAAATACAGCTCGTTTTTGGATGCGATTAAGTGTTGGATTAAACCACCTTAGCTTTGAATCGTAAAGATACATATCCTCCTCGTCCACCAACCTAAGTTCCAGCTGCGGCTGTGGACGTTTTTCCAACTTGGTGGGAAACAGAAAATCCTCGCCCATAACGGATATTATTCTTGAAATGGCAAAGTGCTGCTTGCGAAGACCAAAACGCGAAAAGCCAAACTCCAGGCGATAATCCTCTCCATTGTACTTTTCCTGGAAGCTGGCGTTGAATTTGAGTAAAACGCGATTGAAGAGCACCTTGTGAACAATGCCCTCGTAGGTCTTGTTGCCTTCCCTCTGGCTACTGTCCGCCCAGGGATTAACGGCACGCACCGAATCGCCAATGACCAGCGAGGGACGACGCTCGGCCAGATTCTCAATCAGCAGCGATAGATACTCGCCGTCTCGCTGGAAGTGTGCCCGATCCCTATCGTAATTTCGCATAAGCACAAAATGCTCAATCTCTTCGAGATGCAAAAACAAGCTGAAGATCTGGACATAGTTCTTGGTGTTTAGAGTCTCCTTGAAGCATGGATACTGGTGCTCAAGGTTCGCGAACATTTCCGATTGCCGCTCGGTGGTCAGGTAAATTTGGCGTAGTTTTTCGGGGACctaacaacaaaaaactttaatttccaAAAAGTTAACTTGAAAATCCAAAACTTACATCATAATGACCCAAACGTAGGGCCACAAAGCGACGCCTGGTGGTTGCAGATTGTCCTGGCACCACGTCCCTTTTCGTGGACCAAACCTGGTTGGCATAGAATCGGGATCTCTGTAAAGCCGTACGCCCAGGAGCCCTTAGAACATCGGCTGCAATCATACGCTTCTCCACAGTGagcgcctcctcctccgtttCGCACACGATGACCGCTATACTGCACCTCATTTTGAAATTACCAAAGTCAAGTTGAAATTTTTCGGAAGCTTCGCCCATAAACTTGGTGTAAACCTCCATTAAAAGCGTAATCTCTCCATCTATGGGTATGTCAATAGGCTGCAAAGGCTCGACCACACTCAGCTGAGATTCACCTACATTTTCGACGGTCACTTGTTTTAGGTTCAAAGCGCGATTAACATTATTGCGCACCTTTAGAGAGATTTGGTGTCTTTTTTGGAGCTCTGTTGTTATGTGGCGAGTCTGGCCTATCAGCGATACAGATTGGCATTCGTCCAGGGCACACGAGCTGAGGGTTGGCTTAAATTTTATCACCCCAAAGCTTTTCTCCATTAGGGTCAGCTTAATAGCGCGCTTTGTGAATTTCGACTTTTAGGAAtaagaattaataatttcatttaattaattatatatttataatccttaactttaattttatccACTTACATATTCACACTCGATGAGATCAGCGCGTACCAGGTCACCCAAATGTAGGTTTACGCCCGAGGGTACATCCGCTTTTAGGACGTAAATATGCTTGCCAAGCAGCGATAAATTCTCATAGACACGCTCCACGACGCACTTTTGATCAGGTTCGATGCGCTGGGGAAAGACTTTTGTTACCTGCAGAATTTCACCCTGCTTGTCCACAAAATCATCGTCAAGTTGGACTTCGCACACGAGGCGCACACGATCGCCCTCCTGGGGCACAAAGGTGGTTTCAACGTTGTCCAGCTTAACTTCAAACTGACCGTACTCCGTGTCCACTTCAATTAGAGATGGCTGGCGAGAGGTAATTAGGCCCAATACATTTCTATGCTCAGTTTTAAAGGTGGTAGGTTTCTCGATCCTGAGTTTCTCCACAGCTTCTTGGATCTGAAAGGGATTGAGGGTATAATGAAAatgctttttaaaattatgaaatatataataccTTGCCCTCGGATGCATCCTCCCAGACATCCTCAATGATCCGCTGCACTTTGACAACTTTGGGGACATCACTGGGATTCTTTTGAAAGGTCAAATATTCCACCACACAGCCGATACTCAGCTCATGGAAGACACAGTCCGCAGCTTTACTATCGAAATAAATGTAGGTGTCAATAGCTCCGCTTGAAGCGCTCAGACTGGTGATCACTCCCTTTTGCGATGAACATAAGGTCTCCTTGTTTTCGTTGATGTCCATGCCGTTAAATTTCTGCTCTATGGGACGGCTTTGCTTTGAAATTAAGGGCTCTATGCCACTGGATTGATTGCCCTGCCGGCGGTTTTggttctcctcctcctttaGCTGGAAATCCAAAAAGTTATTCTCCCGCTCCAATTGTTCTAGTTTGAGCTCCTTTTCGCGTTCCGCGTTCCTGAACCACGTGCGAAGTAATGAAATCATTTTGGTTTTGGATTTGGTTTTTCGTCTGTTCTGCTCTTATTATGTGTCTCTACTGGGCGGGCTTCTTATCGAGGCTTTCGTACATCCAGTCTGTTTCGCTGAGATAGCCCAACTCCTTGCGCAGATTCTGCAAACGCTTTGAATGGCTCTCCGGCGTCTCCTCCACCGAGACCTCGGACTGCGATTCTGCTTTGTCAGCAGTGCTCTCGGGTTTCTTTGCCTGAAATATGGGGAATGGGAAACTTATATTGTAAACATTTGagaatcaaattgaaaattgtttattttctctttattatGGAGTATACGACTATGAGAGCCTCTTGtgaatatattaaaacttaaagTGCATTGTTGGTCATCgattttaaagctttaagttgctttatacaattttttttatattttagccgttttatatattataaaataaaaaaaaaaaaaattaagaagatTTGCAATGAATGTGTTTGAAAGTTGTATGTAAAGCATAGTAgtagaaaagaaaagagataACGGCGCTTAGAAAAGTGTAAGAGCGAGATGACTAGAGAGTCCCAGAAACACGAAAAGACAAGTAAAAAGGACAAGAAAAGTCAATCAAGCAACCGCAGTGAAAGAAAACTGCATATTTTACACACAtgtatttgaataaaattatggGAAACTCACTTGAATGTACCATTATAAAAACATATGCACGAAATATTTATtcgaattaataaataaaactgcaATATtgattaatataaattattgacTCACATAAAAGAACAGAGAaagaattttgaaataaactGTTTTGTATTACTCGAGTATTGAATTATAGCCGAAACACACACATTCTACCTGCGAGGAATTTACCGTTATAGGAACACTTAATGGAACCAGTCACAAGAGCAAGGCAAAACAgttatttttctgtttcttGCCCCCTCTTCCGCTAACACTCGCACAAACACGCACAAAACTAAATTCGGCTAACCTCTGTGGCTGTGACTTCTCCGGGACTATTACTGGCTGCGCCACTCGTAGATGCTTCTTCCTTGATGGTTACACCGCCGGACGCTTCGCTGGACATCGTCCACTCGACCTTCCTTACAGGTGTTTAGTTACAGGCCGTGTAATCGTGCAGTTATTGTCGGTTGTCAGTCGTTTTTGCGCCTTTCATTCGCCTATTTATGCTTAGTTTTGCCTCCGCACTACGATTGAACTTCCGTGGACACTCGCTAAACGGGAAAGTAATGAAAAAGCAGAAACTTGAACGAAAGCCGGCAAAAGCGTCAAAATTAGGGATGTGGAAAGACATGAAAGACGTGCGATCAATTTCACTATCGGTACTATCGATGTTTTATCGTTAATACGATACATCGATGTTGTTTTCAAATATCGTAGAGTGGTGCAGCGCGATCGCGAtcttaactaaataaatacaagtgaaaatactattaaaagctgtataaaaattgttgaataaatggaaacaaatttaaaaataaaaataatacatctTACAATATATGTGTTATATTGTTGTGATggtatcgaaaaaaaaaaaaattacgaaaaacATAGTCCCTTTtcaatatttgttaaattaacacaaattttaaatacaaccTTTCATAGCTCAATGGAAAtccaattacaaaaaactttAAGAATATGTTAAAAGCGtcccaaataaattaaaaaaaaaatacttatagACTGCGACTTATGTGAAAAGACAGCTTCTATGGaaattctattattattattctaattATCAAAAAACTTTAAGAATATGATCAAGACGtgtatgaaataaatttaaaaaagctaCTCGCAAATTTACGACGGACTTACATGTGAAGAatgaattataattaaaaaaataccacAGCAACGTCGATAAATGGTCCACCCTAGACAGCAACCGCCGATGTCGTGGCAACTCTGGCCGCTGGACAACAACATATGATGCACATAACCTCAATGCAATATCGTTATCGATAGCACTCCACCTCCCCGCACCAACAAATCCGGTACACAGTGTTTGTGTGCAgaaatttgattaaaaccCAGCGAAAATTGGCAAACATATTGCCAATTTAGCGACTAGCGATTGCCCAACAGTAGCCGCCGTGTCGAGGAGCAGGGTAGGGGCagccgagcagcagcagcagaagcggcAGCACCAGCAAACGGAAAAGCGCATTTCCCACGAGAGTTTCCCTTTTGGCCGCAGAAGCGTCGCGTGTGCGGAACTTTCAGCAGTGAATAACCTACGGCTTTTCGTCTTTGGAGGCCAGCGGAGGAGCGTGTTGCAGTCCCAGCCGGGAAGATGGTTAAAGCTAAAAAGGGCAAGAAAGAGATACTGACCAAGGTCGAAGGCGGTTCCTCGGCGGACGAAATGTGAGTACCATTCCCCCTTTGCCAGCTTGGCAACTTTCTAAACTTCCCTGTGCCCCTCAATCCAGCTCCGACGTGGACAGCGAAGTGAGCCTGAACAACAAGAAGAACCAGCCGGCGAAGGGCAAGCAGAAGTCCCAGACCCGCAACGAGGACAGCGCTGGCGAGGATGTCCAATCGCTGACCAAGGCGGTCAAGAAGCTCAAAGTGAAGGGTAAGGGCAAGGCAACCTCTGACGATGATGAGGAGACGGCGGCCCCCAAGGGTAAGGCCTCGAAGAAGTCCGCCTTTGAGCTGCTGATGGACGACGACGACCAGGACgaacctgctgctgctgctgcggccaGTGAGGCGGAGGATGATGACGAACCAGTGCCGGCCAAGCCCCAGAAGAAGGCCAATAATGCCAACGAAAAGAAGGGCAAGAAGGCTAAGCGGAAGGGCAAGGATGACGATGAGGAGGATCTGGACAAGGTTCTAGCCGAGCTGCAGGCCGAGTATGCCGGGGAAGCCACCACCACTACCACTGTGGTCTCGCCCGAGGATCTGGCCGACGAGGAGTTTTccaagaagaaaaagaacaaGAAGCAGCAGGCACAGGCCAAGGTTGAAGAGGACGAGCCTGCCGACGAGGATAACGAAGACGAGGACGGCGGCAGCACCGTAAAGTCAGCGGCCCAAAAGAaaaaggagaagaaggagCGCCAGAAGCGGGAGGCTGCCCTGGCTAAGCAGAAGGCCGCCACAGAACCCAAGCCCAAGCCTGCGGAGAAAGCACCACCTGCTCCCGAAGTCCAGCCGGAAGCTGTCGATGAAGTCCAACCGCCCGAAGCTGCTGAAGAGGAGGAGAAGACCGGCAAGAACAAGGGCAAGAAGGGTAAGAAGGACAAGAAGGCCGAGCCAGAAGAGGAGAAAAAGGACACCAAGAAGAAGGGTATGTCTGCTGCCATGGTGGCTGCCATGCAGGAGCAGCTCAAGAAGCgcaaggaggaggaagagcgTCTGCAGCGCGAGGAAGAGGAGCGCATTCGCCGGGAGGACGAGCGTGAAGAGGCGCGTCTTGAGGCCGTACGTCTGGAGGCGGAGaagaaggaaaagaaaaagcagCGCGAGGCTGAACGTAAGGCTCGCTTGAAGGCCGAGGGAAAACTGCTTACCAAGAAGCAGAAGGAGGATCGCGCCAGGGCTCAGGCTCTGCTGGATTCCCTAAAGGCCCAGGGCCTGGAGATACCCGATCCCAATGAGAAGAGAGCTCCGCGACCAGGTGAACTAGCTGCtcctatttgttttttgtgtttttgttaatattaaattaatatttaacccAGGAACCCGCATCCGTCCTAACAAGAAAAAGGGACCCAAGGACGAGGCCGCCGAGGCGGAGGAGGCCAAGGCTGCTGAGGCCGAAGCccaagctgctgcagctgctgctgccgctgccaaaAAAGCCGAAGAGGAGGCAGTCAAGGAGAGCTGGGATGCCACCGACAGCGAGGCAGAGCCCGAAGCCGAAGAGGAATCTTCGCAGGCCACCACAACCAACAATAATGGCAAGCCCGAGGCGGCCGAGGATGGCAACGATGGTGAAGACACCGATGAGGATGACagcgaggatgaggatgatAGCGATGACTCTGACGAGGACAGCGATGAATCCGAGGAGAAAGACACCGCCCTGGCCAACGATCCGGAATCCCGCAGACTCCGTGCCGAAGCCCGCATCCTGAAGCGTCAAGCAGAGGCGGAAAAGAAGCGTTCAACCGACGAGCTGAGAGCGGGCGTGGTGTGCGTCCTGGGACATGTAGACACGGGCAAGACAAAGATTCTGGACAAGCTGCGGCGAACGCACGTTCAAGACTCGGAGGCTGGTGGAATTACCCAGCAAATTGGAGCCACCAATGTGCCCATCGATGCCATCAAGGAGCAGACGAAATACGTAAAGGCAGCCGTTGGATTCCAGCATAAATTGCCGGGTCTTCTGATCATTGACACACCTGGCCACGAGTCCTTTAGTAACCTAAGGAATCGTGGCTCCTCTCTCTGTGACATTGCCATCCTGGTGGTGGACATTATGCACGGCCTGGAGCCGCAAACCCTCGAATCCAT
Proteins encoded:
- the LOC121503148 gene encoding uncharacterized protein, whose translation is MSSEASGGVTIKEEASTSGAASNSPGEVTATEAKKPESTADKAESQSEVSVEETPESHSKRLQNLRKELGYLSETDWMYESLDKKPAQ
- the LOC108079701 gene encoding protein SET-like, with protein sequence MSRISKALLEQLIESQKEIDKLNIMTSNAILSVEDKYEKLRKPLYKKRNQAIKRLPNFWATSFVNHPIILRFLGEQGLGSIRKLKVENLKKINMGYRIHIYFYENPYFKNKVLTKEIRFGNAKSGDWTTATSTNIKWKKGMSLQRAKQNSLAVYKTLFEWFSDTTYKDFDFIGDYIRDDLWVNPLRFYCKEAAPEDTYKEEFGNEFKMYDEDEGDKEEYEDNSNEEYN
- the CycJ gene encoding cyclin-J isoform X1, whose product is MAAVPSVLFYSLIRNEFVLSHQEAMANPQAEQNIFVIKGNHENDKEYTEVERLGKTHWQSDYACDIFKSMQELEQRRRPLKYQSPQLKERQETMQLLQDVKRTFKLSRCAFHLAMYYLDRFADHFKIQSDKFALVGLSCLHIAAQIEDTDPFIPRYSEINRSIKGAYTANEYKVVERKILRFFNFEMIRPTTASFVEMFSCTFLTHTDFHDYIRMLDGYERVHYTVPYQRFGSFEQMLTKLAKQLLRLANFTLSLTSFGNVAPSLVAAACIAAVRQMNGVKRWSQYLIDLTNYTEAQVEPYSEKLTMYYYYQITQSPEQVLLPELGNELNICEHSMGPINPNWSSPDSGFEEHSTVLADITETLTAGRDLNEPLTVLKEFVVLEDGTTLEVNRYTSPYRDPEATLKRRRQEDDLESEIQPYKQPKMFG
- the CycJ gene encoding cyclin-J isoform X2, which encodes MFLSHQEAMANPQAEQNIFVIKGNHENDKEYTEVERLGKTHWQSDYACDIFKSMQELEQRRRPLKYQSPQLKERQETMQLLQDVKRTFKLSRCAFHLAMYYLDRFADHFKIQSDKFALVGLSCLHIAAQIEDTDPFIPRYSEINRSIKGAYTANEYKVVERKILRFFNFEMIRPTTASFVEMFSCTFLTHTDFHDYIRMLDGYERVHYTVPYQRFGSFEQMLTKLAKQLLRLANFTLSLTSFGNVAPSLVAAACIAAVRQMNGVKRWSQYLIDLTNYTEAQVEPYSEKLTMYYYYQITQSPEQVLLPELGNELNICEHSMGPINPNWSSPDSGFEEHSTVLADITETLTAGRDLNEPLTVLKEFVVLEDGTTLEVNRYTSPYRDPEATLKRRRQEDDLESEIQPYKQPKMFG
- the armi gene encoding probable RNA helicase armi; translated protein: MISLLRTWFRNAEREKELKLEQLERENNFLDFQLKEEENQNRRQGNQSSGIEPLISKQSRPIEQKFNGMDINENKETLCSSQKGVITSLSASSGAIDTYIYFDSKAADCVFHELSIGCVVEYLTFQKNPSDVPKVVKVQRIIEDVWEDASEGKIQEAVEKLRIEKPTTFKTEHRNVLGLITSRQPSLIEVDTEYGQFEVKLDNVETTFVPQEGDRVRLVCEVQLDDDFVDKQGEILQVTKVFPQRIEPDQKCVVERVYENLSLLGKHIYVLKADVPSGVNLHLGDLVRADLIECEYSKFTKRAIKLTLMEKSFGVIKFKPTLSSCALDECQSVSLIGQTRHITTELQKRHQISLKVRNNVNRALNLKQVTVENVGESQLSVVEPLQPIDIPIDGEITLLMEVYTKFMGEASEKFQLDFGNFKMRCSIAVIVCETEEEALTVEKRMIAADVLRAPGRTALQRSRFYANQVWSTKRDVVPGQSATTRRRFVALRLGHYDVPEKLRQIYLTTERQSEMFANLEHQYPCFKETLNTKNYVQIFSLFLHLEEIEHFVLMRNYDRDRAHFQRDGEYLSLLIENLAERRPSLVIGDSVRAVNPWADSSQREGNKTYEGIVHKVLFNRVLLKFNASFQEKYNGEDYRLEFGFSRFGLRKQHFAISRIISVMGEDFLFPTKLEKRPQPQLELRLVDEEDMYLYDSKLRWFNPTLNRIQKRAVFNILRGESQNLPYVIFGPPGTGKTMTLVEVLLQLAENVPGARVLVGTPSNSSADLITKRVIESNVLPQGDFVRLVSFNQIEKEMIPPELMSYCATVDIGTSGTCADSMVITESGLKLRCQMKFIGRHRVTISTNTTLGNFMQMGFPTGHFTHVLIDEAGQCTEPETMVPISLLVRNKSQVVLAGDPRQLQAIVINRFSSHRDYAKSFLERLLDRHPYNKDLQRFPDSSGYNPMCLTKLLNNYRALPSIMCTYSKLFYDDELIPMVSETDSREIRLLEKARAVFKPVKDIPIKQGAFFFGIDGRNMQESDSPSWYNPLEAKEVFFTTIALYRANVHEDQIGILTPYAKQVKTIRNLFKGTDVVMPKIGSVEEFQGQERDIMLISTVRSSQALIRSDSQLSLGFVKSSKRMNVAISRARAMMVVFGNPNLLALDDSWRRYITYCAHNNALFGCELPDSIVYGNAAEEEQEEKDIYT